A region from the Acyrthosiphon pisum isolate AL4f chromosome A1, pea_aphid_22Mar2018_4r6ur, whole genome shotgun sequence genome encodes:
- the LOC100161340 gene encoding peroxisomal leader peptide-processing protease isoform X2, whose amino-acid sequence MNELDNKMVSTKKNVCNEFKKKDGTGKDNQYLYLRSVAKIECGQNEGTAVCVHTSDAVKGHLFLTCAHVVDHTIQSVILRYDGHAIKGRVIYVNRKAVPYDIAVIVSEQTKQTTDILPCQISDKTPTIGQKMFSVGFACREYVPSTVFGHMHRMIYSILTTTCNVRAGFSGGPVFSIDRKLLGLTVGKLNMGTFHFVLPSIEFVETINKYIITNNIEILNDLESKCPLKTVLWNNGIPTFKV is encoded by the exons ATGAACGAATTGGACAATAAAATGGTCTCAACAAAAAAGAATGTGTGCAATGAGTTCAAAAAAAAAGATGGCacag GAAAAGACAACCAATACTTGTACTTGCGTTCTGTGGCCAAAATTGAGTGTGGTCAAAACGAGGGTACAGCAGTTTGCGTTCACACGTCTGACGCTGTCAAAGGACACCTGTTCCTTACCTGTGCTCATGTCGTAGACCAT ACAATCCAATCGGTAATATTACGATATGATGGGCATGCAATTAAAGGTAGAGTTATATATGTTAATCGTAAGGCTGTACCATATGACATTGCTGTAATTGTATCTGAACAAACTAAACAAACTACAGACATTTTACCTTGTCAGATATCAGACAAAACCCCGACTATTG gtcaaaaaatgttttcggTTGGATTCGCTTGTCGAGAATATGTACCATCTACAGTTTTCGGTCACATGCACAGAATGATATATAGCATATTGACGACCACTTGTAATGTGCGTGCAGGGTTCAGCGGCGGTCCAGTATTTTCAATCGACAGAAAACTGTTGGGACTTACTGTTGGAAAATTGAACATGGGCACTTTTCATTTTGTATTGCCTTCTATAGAATTTGTGGAAACTATTAACAAATATATCATTACTAATA ACATTGAAATACTTAATGATTTAGAATCCAAGTGCCCATTGAAAACAGTGCTATGGAACAATGGAATTCCAACCTTCAAA GTTTGA
- the LOC100161340 gene encoding peroxisomal leader peptide-processing protease isoform X1, with translation MNELDNKMVSTKKNVCNEFKKKDGTGKDNQYLYLRSVAKIECGQNEGTAVCVHTSDAVKGHLFLTCAHVVDHTIQSVILRYDGHAIKGRVIYVNRKAVPYDIAVIVSEQTKQTTDILPCQISDKTPTIGQKMFSVGFACREYVPSTVFGHMHRMIYSILTTTCNVRAGFSGGPVFSIDRKLLGLTVGKLNMGTFHFVLPSIEFVETINKYIITNNIEILNDLESKCPLKTVLWNNGIPTFKVCHI, from the exons ATGAACGAATTGGACAATAAAATGGTCTCAACAAAAAAGAATGTGTGCAATGAGTTCAAAAAAAAAGATGGCacag GAAAAGACAACCAATACTTGTACTTGCGTTCTGTGGCCAAAATTGAGTGTGGTCAAAACGAGGGTACAGCAGTTTGCGTTCACACGTCTGACGCTGTCAAAGGACACCTGTTCCTTACCTGTGCTCATGTCGTAGACCAT ACAATCCAATCGGTAATATTACGATATGATGGGCATGCAATTAAAGGTAGAGTTATATATGTTAATCGTAAGGCTGTACCATATGACATTGCTGTAATTGTATCTGAACAAACTAAACAAACTACAGACATTTTACCTTGTCAGATATCAGACAAAACCCCGACTATTG gtcaaaaaatgttttcggTTGGATTCGCTTGTCGAGAATATGTACCATCTACAGTTTTCGGTCACATGCACAGAATGATATATAGCATATTGACGACCACTTGTAATGTGCGTGCAGGGTTCAGCGGCGGTCCAGTATTTTCAATCGACAGAAAACTGTTGGGACTTACTGTTGGAAAATTGAACATGGGCACTTTTCATTTTGTATTGCCTTCTATAGAATTTGTGGAAACTATTAACAAATATATCATTACTAATA ACATTGAAATACTTAATGATTTAGAATCCAAGTGCCCATTGAAAACAGTGCTATGGAACAATGGAATTCCAACCTTCAAAGTATGTCATATTTAA
- the LOC100162000 gene encoding ubiquitin-conjugating enzyme E2 j2-like — MAPKTSSATLRLKQDYIRLKNDPVPYVIAEPNPSNILEWYYVVSGPDDSPYAGGYYLGRLVFPRDFPFKPPSIYMITPNGRFKTNTRLCLSISDYHPDTWNPAWSVSTILTGLLSFMLENSPTMGSIEMTDYERRQLAAQSLESNVCDENFCELFPELTMTIQNEIEKRNLARANEEQSPIMDSSQPENNILHSVVYNSVVVVGFALFIYLVRYVLYNMNIE; from the exons ATGGCACCCAAAACGTCATCGGCTACTCTACGTCTGAAACAAGATTACATCCGTCTAAAAAATGATCCTGTGCCTTATGTAATCGCTGAACCAAATCCTTCTAACATATTGGAATG GTACTACGTAGTTAGTGGACCCGACGATTCTCCGTACGCTGGCGGTTATTATTTGGGAAGGCTAGTTTTCCCTAGAGATTTTCCATTTAAGCCGCCCAGCATTTACATGATTACACCAAACGGCAGATTCAAAACTAACACCCGCCTGTGTTTGTCCATTAGTGATTACCATCCAGACACATGGAATCCAGCATGGAGTGTATCTACTATTCTCACTGGTTTGCTAAGCTTTATg ctGGAGAATAGCCCTACTATGGGTAGCATAGAGATGACTGATTACGAGAGGCGTCAACTGGCTGCTCAAAGCTTAGAGTCAAATGTATGTGACGAAAATTTCTGTGAACTATTTCCTGAACTTACCAtg ACAAtacaaaatgaaattgaaaaacgAAATTTGGCTAGAGCTAATGAAGAGCAGTCGCCCATCATGGATAGTAGCCAACCTGAAAACAATATTCTTCACTCAGTTGTTTACAACAGTGTGGTAGTGGTCGGCTTTGCACTATTCATTTACTTAGTCAGATATGTTTTGTATAACATGAATATCGAGTGA